The Sphingobium sp. JS3065 genome includes a region encoding these proteins:
- a CDS encoding F0F1 ATP synthase subunit C encodes MDAEAAKLLGAGLAAIGAGIAALGVGNVFSSFLEGALRNPGAADGQQGRLFIGFAAAELLGLLAFVIAMILVFVA; translated from the coding sequence ATGGACGCAGAAGCCGCAAAGCTGCTCGGTGCTGGCCTGGCCGCCATCGGTGCGGGCATCGCCGCCCTCGGTGTGGGCAACGTCTTCAGCTCGTTCCTGGAAGGCGCGCTGCGCAACCCCGGCGCTGCCGACGGTCAGCAGGGCCGCCTGTTCATCGGTTTCGCTGCGGCGGAACTTCTGGGTCTGCTGGCGTTCGTTATCGCCATGATCCTGGTGTTCGTGGCCTGA
- a CDS encoding F0F1 ATP synthase subunit B codes for MAEAAAQHSEAEVPHLNEAIHSEGMEPVGTVAHEGVAPHSDPKAVGMDATAWVSLAMAVFILILIFKKVPGLIGGALDSRIAQIKAQLEEASKLRAEAEALKAEYEVKLASAAGEADAMRKSAEQEAATLLEDAKANATALIARRQKMAEDKIGAAERTAIAGIRARAVNAATSAAASLIAQGHDAKADKLLVDDAIKGLGPSV; via the coding sequence ATGGCTGAGGCAGCAGCACAGCATAGTGAGGCGGAAGTTCCGCATCTGAACGAGGCGATCCATTCGGAGGGGATGGAGCCGGTCGGCACCGTTGCCCATGAAGGCGTCGCGCCGCACAGCGATCCCAAGGCGGTCGGCATGGATGCCACGGCCTGGGTCAGCCTGGCGATGGCGGTGTTCATCCTGATCCTTATATTCAAGAAGGTGCCCGGCCTGATCGGCGGGGCGCTGGACAGCCGCATCGCTCAGATCAAGGCGCAGTTGGAGGAAGCTTCCAAGCTGCGGGCTGAAGCGGAAGCGCTGAAGGCGGAATATGAAGTCAAGCTGGCCTCGGCGGCTGGAGAGGCCGACGCCATGCGCAAATCGGCCGAACAGGAGGCCGCTACGCTGTTGGAAGATGCGAAGGCCAATGCGACCGCTTTGATCGCGCGCCGTCAGAAGATGGCGGAGGACAAGATCGGCGCTGCGGAGCGCACCGCGATCGCGGGCATCCGCGCCAGGGCGGTGAACGCCGCTACCAGCGCCGCCGCGTCGCTGATCGCGCAGGGGCATGATGCGAAGGCCGACAAGCTGCTGGTTGATGACGCGATCAAGGGGCTTGGACCCAGCGTTTGA
- a CDS encoding YnbE family lipoprotein, with amino-acid sequence MKKRTIMTAAFAGLALGGCIQVKAPDKPIEINLNVKIQQEVVVRLQRDAQDLIQNNPELFPQ; translated from the coding sequence ATGAAGAAGCGAACGATCATGACGGCGGCTTTCGCCGGTTTGGCCTTGGGGGGCTGCATCCAGGTGAAGGCCCCGGACAAGCCGATCGAAATCAACCTCAACGTCAAGATACAGCAGGAAGTCGTCGTCCGCCTGCAGCGCGATGCACAGGACCTGATCCAGAATAACCCGGAGTTGTTCCCGCAATGA
- the htpG gene encoding molecular chaperone HtpG, producing the protein MTTGTAPETRSFEADVARLLHMMVHSVYSDKDVFLRELISNAADACEKLRYELLSDPALAGDDGQPRITVTLNPEARQLIVEDNGIGMSEVELAEALGTIARSGTRAFMERVTAAKEGEGAQLIGQFGVGFYSAFMVADKVDVFSRRAGADTAAHWASEGLGSYTIQLVDPAQAPARGTRIVLHLKEDAASYTEQFTTQRIVTAQSGHVPVPIFLKEKPDAEEKQIADGAALWTRPKSDITAEEYTDFYRSTAGQFDEPALTLHYRAEGLHEYSVLAFLPSMRPFDLFDPDRAGRMKLYVRRVFITDEAQILPRYLRFVRGLVDSNDLPLNVSREMIQESPVLAAIQKGVANRILSELDKLAEKDGDAYLKFWDNFGAVLKEGLYEDFARREALLGLARFKSTAGGEDWRSLKQYVEAIKDNQTAIYYATGPDLDRLASSPQLEGFRARGIEVLLLTDQVDSFWVTAGVDYQGKPFKSVTQGLADLSLIPLAEGEAPAAQASAEVDGFIAYVKTVLGEEVSDVRASERLTESAVCLVAPDNAMDRQLEKLLAGAGRIDSAARPVLEINPRHDLIAKLGALTEDSDLREDAARLLLDEARIADGELPADPRAFSARLARMIGGAIR; encoded by the coding sequence ATGACCACCGGCACTGCACCCGAAACCCGTTCCTTCGAGGCCGACGTCGCCCGGCTGCTGCACATGATGGTGCACTCCGTCTATTCGGATAAGGACGTCTTCCTGCGCGAGTTGATCTCGAACGCAGCCGACGCCTGCGAGAAGCTGCGCTACGAATTGCTGAGCGATCCCGCGCTCGCGGGCGACGACGGCCAGCCGCGCATCACCGTCACGCTCAACCCCGAGGCCCGCCAGTTGATCGTCGAGGATAACGGCATCGGCATGAGCGAGGTCGAACTGGCCGAGGCGCTCGGCACCATCGCCCGATCCGGCACCCGCGCCTTCATGGAACGGGTCACGGCGGCGAAAGAAGGTGAAGGCGCGCAACTGATCGGCCAGTTCGGCGTCGGTTTCTATTCCGCCTTCATGGTCGCGGACAAGGTCGACGTCTTCTCCCGCCGGGCCGGGGCGGATACCGCCGCGCACTGGGCGTCGGAGGGTCTGGGCAGCTACACCATCCAGCTAGTCGACCCGGCCCAGGCCCCCGCACGCGGCACCCGCATCGTCCTGCACCTGAAGGAAGACGCCGCCAGCTATACCGAACAATTCACCACCCAGCGCATCGTCACCGCGCAGTCCGGTCATGTCCCGGTCCCCATCTTCCTCAAGGAAAAGCCGGATGCGGAGGAAAAGCAGATCGCGGACGGCGCGGCGCTCTGGACCCGCCCGAAATCGGATATCACGGCGGAGGAATATACCGATTTCTATCGCAGCACCGCCGGCCAGTTCGACGAACCCGCGCTGACGCTGCATTATCGCGCCGAGGGGCTGCACGAATATTCGGTCCTCGCCTTCCTGCCCTCCATGCGCCCGTTCGACCTGTTCGACCCGGATCGCGCAGGCCGGATGAAGCTCTATGTCCGCCGCGTCTTCATCACCGACGAAGCGCAGATATTGCCGCGCTATCTGCGTTTCGTGCGCGGGCTGGTCGACAGCAACGATCTGCCGCTCAACGTCTCGCGGGAGATGATCCAGGAAAGCCCGGTCCTGGCCGCCATTCAGAAGGGCGTCGCCAACCGCATCCTCTCCGAACTCGACAAGCTGGCCGAGAAGGATGGGGATGCCTATCTCAAATTCTGGGACAATTTCGGCGCGGTGCTGAAGGAAGGCCTGTACGAGGATTTCGCCCGGCGGGAGGCGCTGCTCGGCCTCGCCCGCTTCAAATCCACGGCTGGCGGCGAAGATTGGCGTTCGCTCAAACAATATGTCGAAGCGATCAAAGACAATCAGACCGCCATCTACTACGCCACCGGCCCCGATCTCGACCGCCTCGCCTCCTCCCCGCAACTGGAGGGGTTCCGCGCCCGCGGCATCGAAGTGCTGCTGCTCACCGATCAGGTCGACAGCTTCTGGGTCACGGCCGGGGTCGACTATCAGGGCAAGCCGTTCAAGTCGGTGACGCAGGGTCTGGCCGACCTGAGCCTGATCCCGCTGGCGGAGGGCGAAGCGCCCGCCGCGCAGGCATCGGCGGAGGTCGACGGCTTCATCGCCTATGTGAAGACTGTGCTGGGCGAGGAAGTGTCCGACGTCCGCGCATCGGAACGGTTGACGGAAAGCGCAGTCTGCCTGGTCGCGCCCGACAATGCGATGGACCGCCAGCTTGAAAAGCTGCTGGCCGGGGCCGGACGGATCGACAGTGCGGCCAGGCCAGTGCTGGAGATCAATCCCCGCCACGATCTGATCGCAAAACTCGGCGCGCTGACCGAGGACAGCGACTTGCGCGAGGATGCCGCCCGCCTGCTGCTGGACGAAGCCCGCATCGCGGATGGCGAGCTTCCCGCCGACCCTCGCGCCTTTTCCGCCCGCCTCGCCCGCATGATCGGTGGCGCAATCCGGTGA
- a CDS encoding chromate resistance protein ChrB domain-containing protein, with amino-acid sequence MTDTPFWLALLHQLPAKPPYLRVKIWRRLQGIGAVPLKNAVHVLPHSAESAAAFRNLMAEITANGGEATLIEARLLAGQSDGDVRALFDSARNADYEEIAQAARRLLETGPASGPDIARLRKRIEDIGRLDFFGAHGRQEAEAALAELDRQRYLHPDVSRADPTDETEAIDLTNRVWVTRSGVHVDRIACAWLIRRFIDPGARFKFVDSRHHDPAAGELRFDMADAEFTHESDRCSFETLLLRAGLLDDPALVAIGEIIHDLDIGDGKFARPETPGLSAILSGVCASTDDDVQRIAMASDALNQFHAFFSNKKTDR; translated from the coding sequence ATGACCGACACTCCCTTTTGGCTGGCCCTGCTGCACCAGCTTCCCGCCAAGCCGCCCTATTTGCGGGTCAAGATATGGCGGCGGCTGCAAGGGATCGGCGCGGTCCCGCTCAAGAACGCCGTCCATGTCCTGCCCCATTCGGCGGAGAGCGCAGCCGCCTTCCGCAACCTCATGGCGGAAATCACCGCCAATGGCGGCGAAGCCACCCTGATCGAGGCGCGTCTGCTGGCCGGTCAATCGGACGGCGATGTCCGCGCCCTGTTCGATAGCGCCCGCAACGCCGATTATGAGGAGATCGCGCAGGCCGCCCGCCGCCTCCTGGAAACCGGCCCCGCCAGCGGCCCGGACATCGCCCGGCTGCGAAAGCGGATCGAGGATATCGGCAGGCTGGATTTCTTCGGCGCCCATGGACGGCAGGAGGCCGAAGCCGCGCTCGCGGAATTAGACCGGCAGCGTTACCTGCATCCGGACGTCAGCCGCGCCGATCCCACGGACGAAACCGAAGCGATCGACCTGACGAACAGGGTCTGGGTGACGCGCAGCGGCGTCCATGTCGACCGCATCGCCTGCGCCTGGCTGATCCGCCGGTTCATCGATCCCGGCGCCCGCTTCAAATTCGTCGACAGCCGCCATCATGATCCGGCGGCAGGCGAACTGCGCTTCGACATGGCGGACGCCGAATTCACCCATGAGAGCGACCGTTGCAGCTTTGAGACATTGCTGCTGCGGGCGGGTCTGCTGGACGACCCCGCACTGGTCGCGATCGGGGAGATCATCCATGATCTCGACATTGGCGACGGCAAGTTCGCCCGGCCCGAAACGCCCGGCCTGAGCGCCATATTGTCAGGCGTCTGCGCATCGACCGACGACGACGTCCAGCGCATCGCCATGGCGAGCGACGCGCTCAACCAGTTTCACGCCTTTTTCAGCAACAAAAAGACGGACCGATGA
- a CDS encoding AtpZ/AtpI family protein, producing MAADAPGQDPAGEDARIASLEERIAQAEHAEKVRQGTQVQQADDGSRLGNRVLAELIGGLAGGAVVGGTLDYFLRTSPWLLLAFLGLGIVAAFRNIIRLTTTKRPDQ from the coding sequence ATGGCGGCGGATGCACCGGGGCAAGACCCGGCGGGGGAAGATGCGCGGATCGCCTCTTTGGAGGAACGGATCGCGCAGGCCGAACACGCCGAAAAGGTCAGACAGGGGACACAGGTGCAACAGGCGGACGATGGTTCCCGCCTGGGCAACAGGGTTCTCGCGGAACTGATCGGCGGTCTTGCTGGCGGTGCCGTGGTTGGTGGGACTCTGGACTACTTTCTGCGGACATCCCCGTGGCTCCTGTTGGCATTCCTCGGTCTTGGGATCGTGGCGGCGTTCAGGAACATCATCAGATTGACGACGACGAAGCGTCCCGACCAATAG
- a CDS encoding YdbL family protein, translating into MTRKFLMIAATAAVALTTGMVMTSPARAQSGAVATAMASGSVGEQADGYLGIAGSVSDTVRQEVESINIKRRAVYTDLAGKRGVTVQDVAAATGCQTLSSRVKPGQVYRIGAGAWQTKGAGPIALPGYCATAG; encoded by the coding sequence ATGACACGCAAATTTTTGATGATCGCCGCCACCGCCGCGGTTGCGTTGACGACTGGGATGGTCATGACTTCTCCGGCGCGGGCGCAGTCGGGCGCCGTGGCCACCGCCATGGCATCGGGTTCGGTTGGAGAGCAGGCTGACGGCTATCTGGGCATCGCCGGGTCGGTGAGCGACACGGTGCGGCAGGAGGTCGAATCGATCAATATCAAGCGCCGGGCAGTCTATACCGACCTTGCCGGCAAGCGCGGCGTGACGGTGCAGGATGTCGCCGCGGCGACCGGATGCCAGACGCTCAGCAGCCGTGTGAAGCCGGGTCAGGTCTACCGCATCGGCGCTGGCGCATGGCAGACCAAGGGCGCTGGACCGATCGCCCTGCCGGGCTATTGCGCGACGGCGGGCTGA
- a CDS encoding 2'-5' RNA ligase family protein, producing the protein MAAPIIVTALIGAADFAWADGLRRAHFPAGRNLVPAHITLFHHLPPSALEEVAWRLKGLCAGPSPGARLTEVMSLGRGVAYRVESPELMAMRDELADAFAGLLTPQDQGSPRFHITVQNKAEPAEAKMLVAELRRDFRARPLVIAGLAAWHYRGGPWELAMKASFRG; encoded by the coding sequence TTGGCGGCGCCGATCATCGTGACGGCTTTGATAGGGGCGGCGGATTTCGCCTGGGCCGACGGCCTGCGCCGCGCGCATTTTCCGGCCGGGCGCAATCTGGTGCCAGCGCATATCACGCTGTTCCATCATCTGCCGCCCTCGGCCCTGGAGGAAGTGGCGTGGCGATTGAAGGGACTTTGCGCGGGTCCGTCGCCTGGCGCCAGGCTGACGGAGGTGATGTCGTTGGGAAGAGGGGTCGCATATCGGGTGGAAAGTCCCGAACTGATGGCGATGCGCGATGAACTGGCGGATGCTTTTGCTGGCTTGCTGACGCCGCAGGATCAGGGGAGCCCACGCTTCCATATCACGGTGCAGAACAAAGCCGAGCCAGCAGAGGCGAAGATGCTGGTGGCCGAATTGCGGCGGGATTTCCGTGCAAGGCCGCTTGTCATCGCTGGCCTTGCGGCCTGGCATTATCGCGGTGGTCCCTGGGAATTGGCGATGAAGGCCAGCTTTCGGGGCTGA
- a CDS encoding NAD(P)/FAD-dependent oxidoreductase, producing MSYYDVLIVGAGHAGAQAGISLRQLGFEGSVAMVGDEKDPPYERPPLSKEYFAGDKSFDRILIRPASFWEERKIDMLLGLRVKSVDPVGKFVTAGDREIGYGKLIWATGGSPRMLTCTGADASGVHAVRRRDDVDAMIAKIDRINHVTVIGGGYIGLEAAAVLSKFGKKVVLLEALDRVLARVAGEELSRFYEAEHRAHGVDLRTGARMDCIEVTDGKATAVLMQDGERIETDMVIVGIGIIPETGPLIAAGAAGGNGVDVDEYCRTSLPDIYAVGDCAAHANSFARGAQIRLESVQNANDQAKTAVNHIMGKEEAYHAVPWFWSNQYDLKLQTVGLSTGHDQTILRGDPATRSFSVLYLKGGKLIALDCVNAVKDYVQGRAHVISGAVLDQAQLADATVPLKEVGLA from the coding sequence ATGAGCTATTATGACGTTCTGATCGTGGGCGCCGGACATGCCGGGGCGCAGGCGGGCATTTCGCTGCGCCAGCTCGGTTTCGAAGGCTCGGTCGCGATGGTGGGCGATGAAAAGGATCCGCCCTATGAACGCCCGCCCCTCTCCAAGGAATATTTCGCGGGCGACAAGAGCTTCGACCGCATCCTGATCCGCCCGGCCAGCTTCTGGGAAGAGCGCAAGATCGACATGCTGCTCGGCCTGCGCGTGAAGTCGGTCGACCCGGTGGGCAAATTCGTGACCGCGGGCGACCGGGAGATCGGCTATGGCAAGCTGATCTGGGCGACCGGCGGTTCCCCGCGCATGCTGACCTGCACCGGCGCCGATGCCTCCGGCGTCCACGCGGTGCGCCGCCGCGACGATGTCGACGCCATGATCGCGAAGATCGACCGGATCAATCATGTGACGGTCATCGGCGGCGGCTATATCGGGTTGGAAGCGGCTGCCGTCCTTTCGAAATTCGGCAAGAAGGTCGTGCTTCTGGAAGCGCTGGACCGCGTGCTGGCCCGCGTGGCGGGCGAGGAATTGTCGCGCTTCTACGAGGCGGAACATCGCGCCCATGGCGTCGACCTGCGCACCGGCGCGCGCATGGACTGCATCGAAGTGACCGACGGGAAGGCGACCGCCGTGCTGATGCAAGACGGCGAACGGATCGAAACCGACATGGTGATCGTCGGCATCGGCATCATCCCCGAAACCGGGCCGCTGATCGCGGCAGGCGCGGCGGGCGGCAACGGCGTGGACGTGGACGAATATTGCCGCACCAGCCTGCCCGACATCTATGCGGTGGGCGATTGCGCCGCCCATGCGAACAGCTTCGCACGCGGCGCGCAGATCCGTCTGGAGTCCGTGCAGAACGCCAATGACCAGGCGAAGACCGCCGTCAACCACATCATGGGCAAGGAAGAAGCCTATCATGCCGTGCCCTGGTTCTGGTCTAATCAATATGATCTGAAGCTCCAGACCGTGGGCCTTTCGACCGGCCACGACCAGACGATCCTGCGCGGCGATCCGGCCACTCGCAGCTTTTCCGTCCTGTACCTCAAGGGCGGCAAGCTGATCGCGCTCGACTGCGTCAATGCGGTCAAGGATTATGTGCAGGGCCGCGCCCATGTCATTTCCGGCGCAGTACTGGATCAGGCGCAGTTGGCCGACGCAACCGTCCCCCTCAAGGAAGTCGGCCTCGCCTGA
- a CDS encoding F0F1 ATP synthase subunit A, with translation MAESGKIDPMHQFAIEPLFGTDHLSIGGFNIAFTNSALYMVAAAVVLWIFVVGGMKRELVPGRWQMAVEYMTGFIKSLLVANVGEGGKKYIPYVFSLFMFILLANLLGLLPLGLVGLHPFTFTSHFTATGVLAIMSFSIVLAVGFYKHGLHFFSLFVPHGTPLPMIPVIFPIELISFMVRPFSLGLRLFVAMTAGHVLLKVLAGFVINASNAGVGFGLTVGSASFILMIGISALEVLVAVIQAYVFALLTSVYINDAENLH, from the coding sequence GTGGCAGAATCCGGCAAAATCGATCCGATGCACCAGTTTGCGATCGAACCGCTGTTCGGTACCGACCATCTGTCGATCGGTGGCTTCAACATCGCCTTCACCAACAGCGCGCTCTATATGGTGGCCGCCGCCGTGGTGCTGTGGATCTTCGTCGTCGGCGGCATGAAGCGGGAACTGGTTCCCGGCCGCTGGCAGATGGCGGTCGAATATATGACCGGCTTCATCAAGAGCCTGCTGGTCGCCAATGTGGGTGAGGGCGGCAAGAAATATATTCCTTACGTCTTCTCGCTGTTCATGTTCATCCTGCTGGCGAATCTGCTGGGCCTGCTGCCGCTGGGCCTGGTCGGCCTGCACCCCTTCACCTTCACCAGCCATTTCACCGCGACCGGCGTGCTCGCGATCATGAGCTTTTCGATCGTGCTGGCGGTGGGCTTCTACAAGCATGGCCTGCACTTCTTCTCGCTGTTCGTGCCGCACGGTACGCCGCTGCCGATGATCCCGGTCATTTTCCCGATCGAGCTGATCTCGTTCATGGTGCGTCCGTTCAGCCTGGGCCTGCGACTGTTCGTCGCGATGACCGCCGGTCACGTGCTGCTGAAGGTGCTGGCGGGCTTCGTCATCAACGCATCGAACGCCGGGGTCGGCTTTGGCCTCACCGTCGGCAGCGCCAGCTTCATCCTGATGATCGGCATCAGCGCACTGGAAGTGCTGGTGGCGGTGATCCAGGCCTATGTGTTCGCGCTGCTGACCTCGGTCTACATCAACGATGCCGAGAACCTGCACTAA
- a CDS encoding ATPase codes for MPQIAQIAETYSSQIFWLLLTFGFVFFVVGLGMVPKVQATADARDAKITGDLDAAKAAFARADEAEADYRVRDAESRGAAQAMLAKAKAEAAKASEVKLAAADAEIAGQIGAAEARIKAATDAAMAEIETVAADAARDMVVRISGVDASDDAARNAVKAALAHG; via the coding sequence ATGCCTCAAATCGCGCAAATTGCCGAAACCTATTCATCGCAGATTTTCTGGCTGCTGTTGACCTTCGGCTTCGTTTTCTTCGTCGTCGGCCTGGGCATGGTGCCCAAGGTTCAGGCGACGGCCGACGCGCGCGACGCGAAGATCACCGGAGACCTGGATGCCGCCAAGGCGGCCTTCGCCCGCGCCGATGAAGCGGAGGCGGACTATCGGGTCCGCGACGCCGAAAGCCGTGGGGCCGCTCAGGCCATGCTGGCAAAGGCGAAGGCGGAAGCGGCCAAGGCCTCCGAAGTCAAGCTTGCGGCCGCAGACGCGGAGATCGCAGGCCAGATCGGCGCGGCCGAAGCCCGCATCAAGGCTGCCACCGACGCAGCCATGGCAGAGATTGAAACCGTTGCCGCTGACGCAGCGCGCGACATGGTGGTTCGTATTTCCGGCGTGGATGCGTCGGACGACGCAGCCCGCAACGCAGTAAAGGCGGCACTGGCCCATGGCTGA
- a CDS encoding sugar transporter — translation MTAPRSFRAIGILLLLWNLLGVAAFIMQYSADLDRLAKTDPYTARIFAAMPGWVWATYAVAVGAGALGAILLLLHKAAAAPLFLLSIIAVIVQFGYNFLYTDLLAVKGPTAAIFPAVILIIAIFQWRYASRLIAKGILR, via the coding sequence ATGACCGCTCCACGATCCTTTCGAGCCATCGGAATCCTTTTGCTGCTCTGGAACCTGTTGGGGGTGGCCGCTTTCATCATGCAATATAGCGCCGATCTCGACCGATTGGCGAAAACCGATCCTTATACCGCCAGGATTTTCGCGGCCATGCCCGGCTGGGTCTGGGCGACCTATGCGGTGGCGGTCGGCGCGGGCGCGCTGGGTGCGATCCTGCTGCTGCTCCACAAGGCCGCCGCCGCGCCCCTGTTCCTGCTCTCGATCATCGCGGTGATCGTGCAGTTCGGCTACAACTTCCTCTACACCGACCTACTGGCGGTCAAAGGCCCCACCGCCGCGATCTTCCCGGCCGTGATCCTGATCATCGCCATCTTCCAATGGCGCTATGCGAGCCGCCTGATCGCAAAGGGCATCCTCCGCTGA
- the chrA gene encoding chromate efflux transporter, with the protein MRASASSITPAPHPSDGDHGISLREATRVWARIAALSFGGPAGQIAVMHRLLVEEKRWIGEERFLHALNYCMLLPGPEAQQLAIYIGWLLHKTRGGLIAGILFVLPGFFAILGLSYIYVLLGHAPLIEGLFFGLKAAVLAIVIQAVVRVGSRALKNNVMRGIAVAAFVAIFFLGAPFPLIILTAGLGGFIGGRSGLMAFQGGGGHGPGSGNVVHDRDTALGEQLPEHARPHPGWSLRISAILLLLWLGPVLALFLALGPDNVFTHIAGFFSQMAVVTFGGAYAVLAYVAQEAVGTFGWLRPGEMLDGLGMAETTPGPLIMVTQFVGFLAAFRDSGVLHPLVAATLGAILTTWVTFVPCFLWIFAGAPFIERLRGNPALSAALTAITAAVVGVILNLAIWFAIHTLFAQVRRIGGVDLPLLSSVNIPALLLSTGAMIAIFRFGIGVLPVLGACATLGAAYILIA; encoded by the coding sequence ATGAGGGCCAGCGCATCCTCCATCACGCCCGCGCCCCACCCGTCCGATGGCGATCACGGCATTTCTCTCCGCGAAGCGACCCGCGTCTGGGCGCGGATCGCCGCGCTCAGTTTCGGCGGCCCGGCGGGGCAGATCGCCGTGATGCACCGGCTGCTGGTCGAGGAAAAGCGCTGGATCGGGGAAGAACGATTCCTCCACGCGCTCAATTATTGCATGCTGCTGCCGGGACCGGAGGCGCAGCAACTGGCCATCTATATCGGTTGGCTGCTGCACAAGACCAGAGGCGGGCTGATCGCGGGCATATTGTTCGTGCTGCCCGGCTTCTTCGCTATATTGGGCCTCAGCTATATCTATGTCCTGCTGGGCCATGCGCCACTTATCGAAGGGCTGTTCTTCGGCCTGAAGGCGGCGGTGCTGGCCATCGTGATTCAGGCGGTGGTCCGGGTTGGATCCCGGGCGCTGAAGAATAATGTCATGCGCGGAATCGCCGTCGCCGCCTTCGTGGCGATCTTCTTCCTCGGCGCGCCCTTCCCGCTGATCATCCTGACGGCGGGCCTGGGCGGCTTCATCGGCGGGCGCAGCGGCCTTATGGCGTTCCAGGGCGGCGGAGGCCATGGTCCGGGGAGCGGCAATGTCGTCCATGACCGCGACACCGCATTGGGTGAGCAATTGCCCGAACATGCCCGCCCCCATCCGGGCTGGTCGTTGCGCATATCGGCGATATTGCTGCTGCTGTGGCTGGGGCCGGTGCTGGCGTTGTTCCTGGCCCTGGGACCGGACAATGTGTTCACCCATATCGCCGGCTTCTTCAGCCAGATGGCGGTCGTCACCTTCGGCGGCGCCTATGCGGTGCTTGCCTATGTCGCGCAGGAGGCAGTCGGCACCTTCGGCTGGCTGCGGCCCGGCGAAATGCTCGACGGCCTGGGCATGGCGGAAACGACGCCGGGGCCGCTGATCATGGTGACGCAGTTCGTGGGATTCCTGGCCGCCTTTCGCGATTCCGGGGTGCTGCACCCGCTGGTCGCCGCGACGCTGGGCGCAATCCTCACCACCTGGGTCACGTTCGTCCCCTGCTTCCTCTGGATCTTCGCGGGCGCGCCCTTCATCGAGCGGTTGCGCGGCAATCCGGCGCTTTCGGCGGCGCTGACCGCGATCACCGCCGCAGTCGTCGGCGTGATCCTCAATCTCGCAATCTGGTTCGCTATCCACACCCTGTTCGCGCAGGTCCGGCGGATCGGCGGAGTCGACCTGCCGCTGCTGTCGAGCGTCAATATCCCCGCCCTGCTGCTGTCGACCGGCGCGATGATCGCCATATTCCGGTTCGGGATCGGCGTGCTGCCGGTGCTGGGCGCGTGCGCAACCCTGGGCGCCGCCTATATCCTGATCGCTTGA